A part of Miscanthus floridulus cultivar M001 chromosome 6, ASM1932011v1, whole genome shotgun sequence genomic DNA contains:
- the LOC136457771 gene encoding triosephosphate isomerase, cytosolic, with protein sequence MGRKFFVGGNWKCNGTTDQVEKIVKTLNEGQVAPSDVVEVVVSPPYVFLPVVKSLLRPEFQVAAQNCWVKKGGAFTGEVSAEMLANLGVPWVILGHSERRALLGESNEFVGDKVAYALSQGLKVIACVGETLEQREAGSTMEVVAAQTKAIAEKINDWSNVVIAYEPVWAIGTGKVATPAQAQEVHASLRDWLKTNVSPEVAESTRIIYGGSVTAANCKELAAQPDVDGFLVGGASLKPEFIDIINAATVKSA encoded by the exons ATGGGGCGCAAGTTCTTCGTCGGTGGCAACTGGAAATGC AACGGAACCACAGATCAGGTCGAGAAGATTGTCAAAACCCTGAATGAAGGACAGGTTGCCCCTTCAGATGTTGTTG AGGTCGTTGTCAGCCCTCCTTATGTCTTCCTTCCTGTGGTCAAGAGCCTGCTGCGCCCAGAGTTCCAAGTTGCTGCTCAGAACTGCTGGGTGAAGAAGGGAGGTGCTTTCACTGGTGAAGTCAG TGCTGAGATGCTCGCGAACCTTGGTGTTCCCTGGGTCATTCTTGGACACTCTGAAAGGAGAGCTCTGCTGGGAGAATCGAATGAG TTTGTTGGAGACAAGGTTGCTTATGCCCTGTCTCAGGGACTGAAGGTCATTGCATGTGTTGGTGAGACCCTTGAGCAGAGGGAGGCTGGGTCAACCATGGAAGTTGTTGCTGCACAAACAAAAGCAATTGCTG AGAAGATCAATGACTGGAGCAACGTAGTTATTGCCTATGAACCAGTCTGGGCTATTGGAACTGGTAAAGTTGCCACCCCAGCTCAGGCTCAGGAA GTGCACGCATCCCTGAGGGACTGGCTAAAGACCAATGTCAGCCCTGAGGTTGCTGAATCTACAAGGATCATCTATGGAg GCTCTGTAACTGCTGCGAACTGCAAAGAGCTGGCAGCACAGCCTGATGTCGATGGTTTCCTTGTCGGTGGAGCTTCTTTGAAG CCCGAGTTCATCGACATCATCAACGCAGCCACCGTGAAGTCCGCTTAA